In a single window of the Hoyosella subflava DQS3-9A1 genome:
- a CDS encoding acyl-CoA synthetase, translating to MYLTQGLHRAVQQHPERVMTIYRDRRRTYAEAAQRIAALAGALRGLGVGDDEPVAILSLNSDRYSEFLLAVPWANAVINPVNIRWSPAEIAYSLTDSDSRVLFVDEAFAPMVAAIREQSECLRTVVYCGEGLVPESMLDYEELVAASDPIPDARRGGHAVAGVFYTGGTTGFPKGVLLSHANLQTSILGGLATGLFDKDSRILHATPMFHLADHFLWACGVSLGGTHVIVPAFDPPAVLAAIQEHRVTETVLIPIMIQLLADHPAAAEHDLSSMRHLFYGGAPISRAVLDRAVAAFPHARFVQAYGMTEVAAIATMLTPGDHTDTLLGTAGRALPHSEVRIVDAEDLEVPRGTVGEIVVCGGHVMLGYLNKPEETAAVLRDGWMHTGDGGFMDDAGYVHVVDRLKDMIITGGENVYSAEVENAISAHPAVALCAVIGIPDPTWGERVHAVIVCRAGRTVTFEEIREHTKALIAGYKVPRSIEITESLPLSGAGKILKRALRKQFWNESERQVS from the coding sequence ATGTATCTGACACAGGGGTTGCATCGCGCGGTGCAACAGCACCCCGAGCGGGTGATGACGATCTATCGGGACCGTCGGCGGACGTATGCCGAAGCGGCCCAGCGCATTGCCGCATTGGCGGGAGCGCTGCGTGGGTTGGGCGTCGGCGACGACGAGCCGGTGGCGATCCTGTCGCTGAATTCGGATCGCTACAGCGAGTTCCTGCTGGCGGTGCCGTGGGCGAACGCGGTGATCAATCCGGTCAATATCCGGTGGAGTCCCGCCGAAATCGCTTACTCACTCACCGATTCCGACAGTCGGGTGCTGTTCGTCGACGAGGCTTTCGCGCCGATGGTGGCGGCCATCCGGGAGCAGAGCGAGTGTTTACGCACCGTGGTGTACTGCGGCGAGGGCCTCGTGCCGGAGAGCATGCTCGACTACGAGGAACTTGTCGCGGCCTCCGACCCGATTCCCGACGCCCGCCGCGGCGGTCACGCGGTCGCGGGAGTGTTCTACACCGGCGGCACCACGGGATTCCCGAAGGGGGTACTGCTCAGCCACGCGAATCTGCAGACTTCGATACTGGGCGGGCTGGCCACCGGGCTCTTCGACAAAGACTCCCGAATCCTGCACGCCACCCCTATGTTTCACCTCGCCGATCATTTTCTGTGGGCGTGCGGGGTAAGCCTGGGTGGTACGCACGTGATCGTCCCGGCCTTCGATCCGCCGGCGGTGCTGGCGGCGATCCAGGAGCATCGGGTCACCGAAACCGTTCTGATCCCCATCATGATTCAGTTGCTGGCCGATCATCCGGCGGCGGCCGAGCATGATCTCTCGTCGATGCGGCACCTGTTCTATGGCGGCGCGCCGATCTCGCGGGCCGTGCTGGACCGGGCGGTCGCGGCCTTCCCGCACGCGCGGTTCGTGCAGGCGTACGGGATGACCGAGGTCGCCGCCATCGCCACCATGCTCACCCCCGGCGATCACACCGACACCCTGCTGGGTACGGCCGGGCGCGCGTTGCCGCACAGCGAGGTGCGCATCGTCGATGCCGAGGACCTCGAGGTGCCGCGCGGCACGGTCGGCGAGATCGTGGTGTGCGGCGGCCATGTCATGCTCGGCTATCTGAACAAGCCGGAGGAGACCGCGGCGGTCCTGCGAGACGGCTGGATGCACACCGGCGACGGCGGATTCATGGACGACGCCGGCTACGTCCATGTGGTCGACCGGCTCAAGGACATGATCATCACCGGCGGGGAGAACGTGTACTCCGCCGAAGTGGAGAACGCGATCTCCGCCCATCCGGCGGTCGCGTTGTGCGCGGTCATCGGTATACCCGATCCGACGTGGGGTGAGCGGGTACACGCGGTGATCGTCTGCCGTGCCGGTCGAACGGTCACCTTCGAGGAGATCCGCGAGCACACCAAGGCGCTCATCGCCGGGTACAAGGTGCCGCGCAGCATCGAGATCACCGAGTCCCTGCCGCTGTCGGGAGCGGGAAAGATCCTCAAACGCGCACTGCGCAAACAGTTTTGGAACGAATCGGAAAGGCAGGTGTCGTAG
- a CDS encoding TetR/AcrR family transcriptional regulator, which produces MNFVPVPINRRTPRAEVRDRLLQAASTVFAERGFAGATMQQVAATAGFTTGALYSNFTNKDDLFFELFDREVTGRIAAVRAILGQADLTVINEATALAAGQQLTAAMQQSREWQLLFTEFWLRAVRDDQLRERWVEKRRDYHQQLTELADEALTGWGAGAAVSARTLMFTILALNNGLAIEELADPGSVPTDTIGTVLVRLLGLRRSA; this is translated from the coding sequence ATGAACTTTGTCCCAGTCCCGATCAACCGCCGGACACCCCGCGCCGAGGTCCGCGACCGGCTCCTGCAAGCGGCCTCCACTGTGTTCGCCGAACGCGGCTTCGCCGGAGCCACCATGCAACAGGTCGCGGCCACCGCCGGGTTCACCACCGGTGCGCTCTACTCCAACTTCACGAACAAGGACGACCTGTTCTTCGAGCTCTTCGACCGGGAGGTGACAGGCCGCATCGCGGCAGTACGGGCAATCCTCGGCCAGGCCGATCTCACCGTCATCAACGAAGCGACCGCACTCGCAGCCGGTCAGCAGCTGACCGCCGCGATGCAGCAGAGCCGCGAATGGCAGCTGCTGTTCACCGAGTTCTGGCTTCGTGCCGTCCGCGACGACCAGCTACGCGAGCGATGGGTCGAGAAGCGCCGCGACTACCACCAGCAACTGACCGAGTTAGCCGACGAAGCGCTCACCGGCTGGGGCGCAGGCGCAGCCGTCTCCGCGCGCACGCTCATGTTCACCATCCTGGCATTGAACAACGGCCTCGCCATCGAAGAGCTCGCCGATCCGGGCAGCGTTCCAACCGACACGATCGGGACCGTCCTGGTCCGCCTGCTGGGTCTCAGGAGAAGTGCATGA
- a CDS encoding PucR family transcriptional regulator, protein MGRHTLDNTMGATAEPPQAAQLRRLLTQLMEQKEQLIDAMTHRSQAAAAGYSAISAATVARTSPVLFDRMIDALGRQSPLNEDDLQVFRDYGKIRAQQGVSLPDIQHSWRVTIQDVLFAITKAGRDLEIPDALLLDTTHQLLALVDQATTAYAAAHREVELELSRRDLHMRADFTRALLLGTLGAAAVRQQADRYGLDPDVEYRAFRTRLTDPDTTDASPWSMRAAASYGLTTVVDGDLAGVLESARTLYTTSTIGIGPPVPLADLPRSFGLAGRALATAETFGRPGPNTLESLGVLPAVIADHDLGAELLRRLLLPLGTDAQAQLLIDTVDRYIDTGMRADLTAAQLVVHPNTVRYRIARFEGLTGTDLRKPHATLQVWWAIRYRETTRRGI, encoded by the coding sequence ATGGGTCGCCATACTCTCGACAACACCATGGGAGCCACCGCCGAACCACCACAGGCCGCGCAGCTACGACGCCTCCTGACTCAGCTCATGGAACAAAAAGAGCAGCTCATCGATGCCATGACACATCGATCGCAGGCCGCCGCGGCTGGCTACTCCGCGATCTCGGCAGCGACCGTCGCCCGCACGTCGCCGGTGTTGTTCGATCGCATGATCGACGCCCTGGGCCGACAGAGTCCGTTGAACGAAGACGACCTGCAAGTCTTCCGCGATTACGGGAAAATACGCGCTCAGCAAGGGGTTTCACTGCCAGACATCCAGCACAGCTGGCGGGTGACCATTCAGGACGTATTGTTCGCGATAACAAAAGCGGGTCGCGACCTTGAGATTCCCGACGCGCTGCTCCTCGACACCACCCATCAGTTGCTCGCACTGGTCGACCAGGCAACCACTGCCTACGCGGCAGCCCACCGCGAAGTCGAGCTGGAACTGTCCCGACGCGACCTGCATATGCGAGCCGATTTCACCCGTGCGCTGCTGCTCGGTACGCTCGGCGCCGCCGCCGTACGGCAACAAGCCGATCGATACGGCCTCGATCCGGACGTCGAATACCGCGCATTCCGAACCCGGCTCACCGACCCCGACACCACCGACGCATCGCCCTGGTCGATGCGCGCCGCGGCCTCGTACGGGTTGACGACCGTCGTCGACGGCGACCTTGCCGGTGTGCTCGAATCGGCCAGAACCCTCTACACCACATCCACCATCGGCATCGGCCCGCCCGTCCCACTTGCCGATCTGCCACGATCCTTCGGCCTGGCGGGCCGAGCGCTGGCCACCGCCGAAACCTTCGGCCGACCGGGGCCGAACACCCTGGAATCCCTGGGTGTACTACCCGCCGTCATCGCCGACCACGACCTCGGGGCCGAACTCCTCCGCCGGCTCCTCCTTCCCCTCGGCACCGACGCACAGGCACAGCTCCTCATCGACACCGTCGACCGCTACATCGACACCGGTATGCGCGCCGACCTCACCGCAGCACAACTCGTCGTACACCCCAACACCGTCCGCTACCGCATCGCCAGATTCGAAGGCCTCACCGGCACCGACCTCCGCAAACCCCATGCCACCCTGCAAGTCTGGTGGGCCATCCGATACCGGGAAACCACCCGCCGGGGCATATGA
- a CDS encoding alpha/beta fold hydrolase yields MYFREDGNPQGKPIVLVHGFACSLHWYDRVVPRLADDYRVIRVDLNGHGLTGGDQGLDPQDQTHSLAAVLDELDLTDAMVVGHSYGTDTALGVGAISARVSEIVIMSQSPDYSLAKLPRGHSLVGLPMVPQLVHHLTPDWVVWRVLRGGFRPGFDIGSGFDDPRQPLHDRAVMSRGMYRAVAQTRDLELRAEPLDARVYGIDKPVLAIHGRHDQFFDCEASITRYRAAGATVRVIENAGHTPNVETPDEVAALLREFLIAPRPL; encoded by the coding sequence ATGTACTTCCGCGAAGACGGCAACCCACAGGGCAAACCGATCGTGCTCGTGCACGGGTTCGCCTGCTCGTTGCACTGGTACGACCGCGTCGTGCCGCGACTGGCCGACGACTACCGGGTCATTCGAGTTGATCTCAACGGCCACGGGCTTACCGGTGGCGATCAGGGCCTCGATCCGCAGGACCAGACCCATTCCCTGGCAGCGGTTCTCGATGAGCTCGACCTCACCGACGCGATGGTGGTCGGGCATTCCTATGGCACCGATACGGCCTTGGGCGTCGGAGCGATCTCGGCTCGTGTCAGTGAGATCGTGATCATGAGCCAATCGCCGGACTACAGCCTCGCCAAGTTGCCTCGCGGCCATTCGCTGGTCGGTTTGCCGATGGTGCCGCAACTGGTGCACCATCTGACACCGGATTGGGTGGTGTGGCGGGTGTTACGCGGCGGATTCCGGCCCGGCTTCGACATCGGATCCGGTTTCGATGATCCGCGCCAGCCGCTGCACGACCGCGCGGTGATGTCGCGCGGTATGTACCGCGCCGTGGCGCAAACTCGCGATCTCGAGTTGCGGGCGGAACCGCTCGATGCCCGGGTCTACGGCATCGACAAACCCGTGCTCGCGATCCACGGCCGTCACGACCAGTTCTTCGACTGCGAGGCAAGCATCACGCGCTACCGCGCCGCGGGTGCGACCGTGCGAGTCATCGAAAACGCCGGCCACACCCCCAATGTGGAGACCCCCGACGAGGTCGCCGCGCTGCTGCGCGAATTCCTCATCGCGCCTCGCCCGCTATAG
- a CDS encoding pyridoxamine 5'-phosphate oxidase family protein translates to MKQQRRGRKIAMTPDEIDAFLAEERTCRVATLTASGHPHVAPLWFVWDGESLWLYSIVKSQRWTDLTRNPDIAIVIDAGKDYFELRGVEILGRAVVVGEVPRTDTPDPILSEPESLFARKYFDTDQIPADYKHAWLRITPDKLTSWNFAKLIEL, encoded by the coding sequence ATGAAACAGCAACGACGCGGCCGCAAGATCGCCATGACCCCCGATGAAATCGACGCCTTCCTCGCCGAGGAGCGCACCTGCCGCGTCGCCACCCTCACCGCATCCGGACACCCTCACGTCGCGCCACTCTGGTTCGTGTGGGACGGCGAAAGCCTGTGGCTGTACTCGATCGTGAAAAGCCAGCGGTGGACCGACCTCACCCGTAACCCGGACATCGCGATCGTCATCGACGCCGGCAAAGACTACTTCGAACTGCGCGGCGTCGAAATCCTCGGTCGAGCAGTTGTGGTCGGCGAGGTACCGCGCACTGACACCCCCGACCCGATCCTGAGCGAGCCGGAATCATTGTTCGCGCGCAAGTACTTCGACACCGACCAGATCCCCGCCGACTACAAGCACGCCTGGCTGCGGATCACCCCGGACAAGCTCACCAGCTGGAATTTCGCCAAACTCATCGAACTATGA
- a CDS encoding LuxR C-terminal-related transcriptional regulator produces MEMTILLLLAEGLTNTQIANRMFFTDNTVRALCRSAHAQLGIDSPDQASDYAAYLRDV; encoded by the coding sequence ATGGAGATGACCATCCTGCTGTTGCTGGCCGAAGGACTCACCAACACCCAGATCGCGAATCGGATGTTCTTCACCGACAACACCGTCCGCGCGCTATGTCGCTCGGCTCATGCGCAACTCGGCATCGACAGCCCCGACCAAGCCAGCGACTACGCCGCGTACCTGCGGGATGTGTGA
- a CDS encoding enoyl-CoA hydratase-related protein: protein MTSTADILECTRVDDTLVLTMQRERQRNAIDAELTAALDAALNELDDNPELRAGVLTGAGAVFSAGTDLKRGSGAPTARGGEYGLVRRHRVKPLIAAVDGPALGGGFELVLACDLVVASTAASFSLPEVRRGVIAACGALFRTARALPRNIATELLLTGEPLAAERAHALGLVNVLTEPGKAVESALELAGRLRVNGPVSIRETLRALDSYHAASDETGWAVTQRAIETVLASEDCREGILAFADKRAPGWTGR, encoded by the coding sequence GTGACCAGCACCGCGGACATTCTGGAATGCACTCGCGTCGACGACACCCTGGTGCTCACCATGCAGCGCGAGCGCCAGCGCAACGCGATCGACGCCGAGCTGACCGCGGCTCTGGACGCGGCGCTGAACGAGCTGGACGACAATCCCGAGCTGCGCGCCGGTGTGTTGACCGGCGCGGGTGCGGTATTCAGCGCGGGCACCGATCTCAAGCGCGGCTCGGGCGCACCGACCGCACGCGGTGGGGAATACGGCCTGGTGCGCCGTCACCGCGTCAAACCGCTCATCGCGGCGGTCGACGGCCCCGCCCTGGGCGGCGGGTTCGAACTGGTGCTGGCGTGTGATCTGGTGGTGGCCTCCACGGCCGCGTCGTTCAGCCTGCCCGAAGTGCGGCGCGGGGTAATCGCGGCGTGCGGGGCGCTGTTCCGTACCGCCCGGGCGTTGCCGCGCAATATCGCCACCGAACTGCTGCTCACCGGTGAGCCCCTCGCTGCTGAACGCGCGCACGCGCTCGGGCTGGTCAATGTGTTGACCGAGCCGGGCAAGGCTGTCGAGTCGGCGCTCGAGCTGGCCGGTCGGCTGCGTGTCAACGGGCCGGTATCCATCCGGGAAACCCTGCGCGCGCTCGATAGCTACCACGCTGCCTCCGACGAAACCGGTTGGGCCGTCACACAAAGGGCGATCGAGACCGTGCTCGCCTCCGAAGACTGCCGCGAGGGGATCCTCGCGTTCGCGGACAAGCGCGCCCCGGGCTGGACGGGACGGTGA
- a CDS encoding alpha/beta fold hydrolase, giving the protein MTTKNISSPGRWRVGSLTGRTSAEPATGGAGRVMSVDGVGLHVRADGPVDGPALLMLHGFGASMAWFDQVVARLPECRIIRVDLLGHGGSARPTSGYDPDSQGRLYARLLSDLDLNDVTVVGHSMGSLFGVATAEHTTRITRLVLMGEGPDTSTGTLPSGEWMIHIPWIGPILQHHGPAFVTKRVVRRAFAKGFDMATAFGNPAQGLEDARSLNHPAFTESIRRRQAWTGRLGLDARLDKLALPALVIFGREDRFYNVDASLARYRAVRTIMIAVLEHVGHTPMIEAPDRVAELIREFLSSGEKPETPLESADPRMKQP; this is encoded by the coding sequence ATGACCACCAAGAACATATCGTCACCCGGGCGTTGGCGTGTCGGCAGCTTGACCGGTCGCACCAGCGCCGAGCCGGCGACAGGCGGTGCAGGAAGGGTTATGTCGGTCGATGGCGTCGGCCTGCACGTCCGAGCGGACGGCCCGGTCGACGGACCCGCACTCCTGATGCTGCACGGCTTCGGTGCGTCCATGGCATGGTTCGACCAGGTCGTTGCCCGCCTGCCGGAATGCCGGATCATCCGGGTCGACCTCCTCGGGCACGGCGGTTCTGCACGACCGACGTCCGGCTATGACCCCGACAGCCAAGGTCGGCTCTATGCGCGTCTGCTCTCCGATTTGGACCTGAACGACGTCACGGTTGTCGGCCACTCGATGGGCAGCCTCTTCGGCGTGGCTACCGCCGAGCACACCACCCGCATCACCCGGCTTGTGCTGATGGGCGAAGGGCCCGACACGAGCACCGGAACGCTGCCATCCGGCGAGTGGATGATTCACATCCCATGGATCGGCCCGATATTGCAGCACCATGGTCCCGCGTTCGTCACCAAACGCGTGGTGCGCCGAGCATTCGCGAAGGGCTTCGACATGGCCACAGCATTCGGTAACCCCGCTCAGGGGCTCGAGGACGCCCGCAGCCTGAACCACCCCGCCTTCACCGAATCCATTAGGCGGCGGCAGGCGTGGACCGGACGGCTTGGCCTGGACGCACGGCTGGACAAACTCGCATTGCCGGCGCTCGTCATCTTCGGCCGAGAGGACCGCTTCTACAACGTGGATGCCTCGCTGGCACGCTACCGGGCAGTGCGAACAATCATGATCGCAGTGCTCGAGCATGTGGGGCACACACCGATGATCGAGGCGCCCGACCGCGTCGCTGAGCTGATCCGCGAGTTCCTCTCTTCTGGCGAGAAGCCGGAAACTCCATTGGAATCCGCCGACCCGAGAATGAAGCAGCCATGA
- a CDS encoding triacylglycerol lipase: MKFADTMRCLTVVTVMALALGGVPAAAPPTGSSDAAVDAFYLPPDPLPGSAAGDVIRTQPFPLPLSLRLNDVTIPATAQRIMYRSNDAHDEPIAVTGTYFEPSQPWTGPGDRPLVTMAAGTQGQGDDCAPSKLFGKLLNYNFPFDVMTEYAGLGTPAVHDWMNRESQGHAVLAAARAARKLPGTSLGAASPLAIAGYSQGGGAAASAAEMQPGFAPELDLRGSFVGATASPTTAENERSPPRACRICCCATCSGARARARPWN; the protein is encoded by the coding sequence ATGAAATTCGCGGACACAATGCGGTGTCTGACCGTCGTCACGGTGATGGCGCTCGCGCTCGGCGGGGTCCCCGCAGCAGCGCCGCCCACGGGCTCGAGCGATGCCGCCGTCGATGCCTTTTACCTTCCTCCCGACCCGCTCCCCGGATCGGCAGCCGGTGACGTCATTCGCACCCAACCGTTCCCGCTCCCGTTGTCGCTCCGGCTGAACGACGTCACGATCCCGGCGACCGCGCAACGGATCATGTACCGCAGCAACGACGCCCACGACGAGCCGATCGCGGTGACGGGCACCTACTTCGAGCCCAGCCAACCCTGGACCGGGCCCGGCGATCGACCGCTGGTCACCATGGCGGCGGGCACCCAGGGCCAAGGCGACGACTGCGCACCGTCGAAGCTGTTCGGAAAACTGCTCAACTACAACTTCCCGTTCGACGTCATGACCGAGTACGCCGGACTCGGCACCCCCGCGGTGCACGACTGGATGAACCGTGAGTCCCAAGGTCACGCCGTGCTGGCCGCGGCCAGGGCGGCTCGGAAACTACCCGGCACCTCCCTGGGCGCGGCCTCACCGCTCGCGATCGCGGGCTACTCCCAAGGTGGTGGTGCGGCAGCCTCGGCCGCGGAGATGCAGCCCGGCTTCGCACCCGAACTCGACCTGCGCGGCAGCTTTGTGGGCGCGACCGCATCACCAACGACAGCGGAAAACGAGAGGTCGCCACCTCGTGCGTGCCGGATCTGTTGCTGCGCAACATGTTCCGGAGCTCGCGCGAGGGCACGACCGTGGAACTGA
- a CDS encoding N-acyl-D-amino-acid deacylase family protein: MGGFDLVIRGGYFFDGTGAQPAMRDVGIRAGRVTAISAEPLVTEGAEVVDADGLWVMPGLIDVHTHYDAEVLVAPGLSESVRHGVTTVVFGNCSLSTVYASPDDCADLFSRVEALPWEAVHSAVKEHQTWANPHRYVEALESRPLGPNVAAFIGHSDIRAAVMGLDRATDPGERPTPAELGRMRAMLGDALDAGFVGLSTIRSSFSKLDGVRYPARQLPSTYATWREYRALNRVLRDRGRVHQCTPNAARKAEVGKFFAQSAGRGRAPLKTTMLTAADLKADPKLIWLLTKATALLNRVAASDLRWQHLPVPFEVYADGIDLVVFEEFGSGAAALNVRDVLKRGKLVDTEAYRRQFRKDLERRFGPQLWHRDLFDADIVSCPDAEVIGKSFGRVAQERGIHPADAFLDLVVAHGAALRWRTTIANHRPDVLDKIADNPQIQMGFADSGAHLRNMAFYNAGLRLLRRVKEAAEDGHEFLSLERAVHRLTGELGDWYGLDAGTLRLGDRADIAVIDPAGLSEASADYAEATLDGLGGVSRMVNRNDNAVAATIVGGQVVYRYGTFADGFGTTRRSGTFLRAGKAQ, from the coding sequence ATGGGCGGTTTCGATCTGGTGATCCGAGGCGGATACTTCTTCGACGGAACCGGTGCTCAACCCGCGATGCGTGATGTAGGAATACGTGCGGGACGGGTGACGGCGATCAGCGCTGAACCCTTGGTGACCGAGGGAGCGGAGGTCGTCGACGCTGACGGCCTGTGGGTGATGCCGGGCCTTATCGATGTCCACACGCACTACGACGCTGAGGTGTTGGTTGCCCCCGGGCTCTCGGAATCGGTGCGCCACGGCGTTACGACCGTGGTCTTCGGGAACTGCTCCCTTTCCACTGTGTACGCCTCCCCCGACGACTGCGCGGACCTGTTCTCGCGCGTCGAAGCCCTGCCGTGGGAGGCCGTGCACTCAGCGGTCAAGGAACACCAGACCTGGGCAAATCCACACCGCTACGTGGAGGCACTCGAGTCTCGCCCGCTGGGACCTAACGTCGCGGCGTTCATCGGCCACTCCGACATCCGCGCGGCGGTCATGGGCTTGGACCGGGCCACCGATCCAGGCGAGCGCCCGACTCCCGCGGAGTTGGGCCGGATGCGCGCGATGTTAGGCGATGCGCTAGACGCCGGGTTCGTGGGACTGTCGACCATCAGAAGTTCATTCTCGAAGCTGGACGGCGTGCGCTACCCGGCGCGTCAACTTCCCTCCACCTACGCGACCTGGCGAGAGTACCGCGCACTGAACCGCGTGCTCCGCGACCGCGGGCGCGTGCACCAGTGCACACCCAACGCTGCCCGTAAGGCCGAGGTCGGCAAGTTCTTCGCCCAGAGCGCTGGTCGAGGCAGAGCGCCCTTGAAGACCACGATGCTCACGGCGGCAGATCTCAAGGCAGACCCGAAGCTGATCTGGTTGCTGACCAAGGCGACGGCGTTGCTGAACCGGGTGGCCGCCTCGGACTTGCGCTGGCAGCACCTGCCGGTGCCGTTCGAGGTGTACGCCGATGGAATCGACCTGGTCGTCTTCGAGGAGTTCGGCTCGGGTGCCGCGGCATTGAACGTGCGCGACGTGCTCAAGCGCGGCAAGCTCGTGGACACCGAGGCTTACCGCCGCCAGTTCCGCAAGGACTTGGAGCGCCGGTTCGGTCCACAGCTATGGCACCGCGACCTGTTCGACGCCGACATCGTCAGCTGCCCTGACGCCGAGGTGATCGGCAAGTCGTTCGGCCGCGTCGCCCAAGAGCGGGGCATTCACCCCGCTGATGCCTTCCTTGACCTGGTGGTCGCCCATGGCGCCGCCTTGCGCTGGCGTACGACAATCGCTAACCACCGGCCCGACGTGCTCGACAAGATCGCGGACAACCCTCAGATCCAGATGGGTTTCGCCGACTCCGGCGCCCACCTGCGCAACATGGCGTTCTACAACGCCGGCCTTCGCCTACTGAGACGAGTCAAGGAGGCTGCCGAGGACGGCCACGAGTTCCTCAGCCTCGAACGCGCTGTACACCGGCTCACCGGCGAACTCGGCGACTGGTACGGCCTGGACGCCGGCACCCTCCGCCTGGGGGACCGCGCCGACATCGCCGTCATCGACCCCGCCGGGCTCTCGGAGGCCTCGGCCGACTACGCCGAAGCCACCCTCGACGGACTCGGGGGCGTCTCCCGAATGGTCAACCGCAACGACAATGCCGTGGCCGCAACCATCGTCGGCGGTCAGGTCGTCTACCGCTACGGCACCTTCGCCGACGGATTCGGCACGACGCGACGCTCGGGGACTTTCCTGCGGGCAGGGAAGGCACAGTAA